One genomic segment of Gemmatimonadota bacterium includes these proteins:
- a CDS encoding cytochrome c biogenesis protein CcdA, with protein sequence MTEGAFGPLVAFTGGLLSFLSPCVLPLVPSYLGFLTGMTLDEMTDRRHHAVLHAILFVSGFTLVFVLLGAGATALGAALAYNKLRLARIGGVLIIAFGLYMMGAVKINAFDRDQRVHLDRKPIGYLGSVLVGMAFAAGWTPCIGPILGGILGMAGTSGDVTHGVLLLLAYSAGLAVPFLVAAFAVDSFRAWFTRFRRWMPWLQRASGLVMVVVGILLVTGEFTRLAGMLSAMTPGWLSRRL encoded by the coding sequence GTGACCGAGGGCGCCTTCGGACCGTTGGTCGCCTTCACCGGCGGCCTGCTCTCGTTTCTGTCGCCGTGCGTGCTGCCACTGGTGCCGAGCTACCTCGGCTTTCTCACCGGGATGACGCTCGACGAGATGACCGATCGGCGGCACCACGCCGTGCTGCACGCGATCCTCTTCGTCTCCGGCTTCACCCTCGTGTTCGTCCTGCTCGGGGCCGGTGCCACCGCGCTTGGTGCCGCGCTCGCGTACAACAAGCTGCGCCTCGCCCGGATCGGCGGGGTGCTGATCATCGCCTTCGGCTTGTACATGATGGGGGCGGTGAAGATCAACGCCTTTGACCGAGACCAACGCGTGCACCTCGACCGGAAGCCGATCGGCTACCTCGGCTCGGTGCTGGTGGGGATGGCGTTTGCGGCCGGATGGACGCCCTGCATCGGGCCGATCCTCGGCGGCATTCTCGGCATGGCGGGCACCAGCGGTGACGTCACGCATGGCGTGTTGCTGTTGCTGGCGTACTCGGCGGGGCTCGCGGTGCCTTTTCTGGTGGCCGCGTTCGCCGTCGATTCGTTTCGCGCCTGGTTCACGCGCTTCCGCCGGTGGATGCCGTGGTTGCAGCGCGCCAGCGGCCTGGTGATGGTGGTGGTGGGGATCCTGCTGGTCACCGGAGAGTTCACGCGACTCGCCGGGATGTTGAGTGCGATGACGCCGGGGTGGCTGTCGCGGCGGTTGTAG
- a CDS encoding ABC transporter ATP-binding protein — translation MRALRRLLPYLRRHAAAYWVGFLSLLASNFFATLGPRYVQRGIDILATAGPGAARGVATAALWVAGLALASGVLRFGMRHRLNGASREVETDLRNDLFRRLMGLSAPFHQRFPVGDLMARATNDLLALRMVAGPAIMYLVDTTVRAIMIVPMMLALSPTLTLWALLPTLGLPLVMVIIGGEVHRRALAVQDQFGNISSFVQEHLAGVRIVRAYAQESAETTLFHGLDRGYVASNLALARGQGIFHPLLTFLGGLGAVIAMIFGGRLVLTGAMTIGGFVAFGVYLATLVWPMIALGWAISLLQRGDAASDRVQALLEETPDITEPAHPVALPPAEGPRRLAFEAVWFRYPGAERDWVLREVSFTVEAGKVLGIVGATGSGKTTIAELVVRTYDPDRGRILLDGIDIRTLALAELRAAVGMVPQETFLFSDTLRENVLLGSPDDGRLDEAARVSRLDQALPDLPQGWATMLGERGINLSGGQRQRAAIARALVRQPPVLVLDDALSAVDAQTEEDILAALRGAMVGRTCLIISHRFSAVRDADEIIVLDDATIVERGSHEALMAKGGRYVALLSRQELEESLA, via the coding sequence ATGCGCGCGCTACGCCGACTCCTGCCCTATCTCCGCCGTCATGCGGCAGCCTACTGGGTCGGCTTCCTCTCCCTGCTGGCATCCAATTTCTTCGCTACCCTCGGTCCGCGCTACGTCCAACGCGGCATCGACATCCTGGCGACCGCTGGACCTGGCGCCGCCCGGGGGGTCGCCACCGCGGCCCTGTGGGTCGCGGGCCTGGCCTTGGCCAGTGGGGTGCTCCGCTTCGGCATGCGCCACCGACTCAATGGGGCGTCCCGCGAGGTCGAGACCGACCTGCGCAACGACCTCTTCCGACGACTGATGGGGCTCTCTGCCCCCTTCCACCAGCGATTCCCCGTCGGCGATCTGATGGCCCGTGCGACGAACGACCTGCTCGCCCTCCGCATGGTCGCCGGCCCCGCCATCATGTACCTCGTCGACACCACCGTGCGCGCCATCATGATCGTGCCGATGATGCTCGCCCTCTCTCCGACACTCACCCTCTGGGCACTGCTCCCGACGCTTGGACTGCCGCTGGTGATGGTCATCATCGGTGGCGAAGTCCATCGTCGAGCGCTCGCCGTGCAGGACCAGTTCGGCAACATCTCCTCGTTCGTGCAGGAGCACCTGGCCGGCGTCCGGATTGTCCGCGCCTACGCACAGGAATCGGCCGAGACGACCCTCTTTCACGGGCTCGATCGCGGCTATGTCGCCAGCAACCTCGCCCTCGCCCGCGGCCAGGGAATCTTTCATCCCCTGCTGACCTTCCTCGGCGGTCTCGGCGCCGTGATCGCGATGATCTTCGGCGGCCGCCTCGTCCTCACCGGCGCCATGACCATCGGCGGCTTCGTGGCATTTGGAGTCTACCTCGCCACACTCGTCTGGCCGATGATCGCACTCGGATGGGCCATCTCGCTGCTCCAACGCGGCGACGCCGCCTCGGATCGCGTTCAGGCGCTGTTGGAGGAGACGCCCGACATCACCGAGCCCGCACACCCGGTGGCCCTCCCACCGGCCGAAGGCCCACGCCGCCTGGCCTTTGAGGCGGTGTGGTTCCGCTACCCGGGGGCCGAGCGCGATTGGGTCCTGCGGGAGGTCTCCTTTACCGTGGAAGCCGGCAAAGTGCTCGGCATCGTCGGCGCCACGGGCAGCGGCAAGACCACGATCGCCGAACTGGTCGTGCGGACGTACGACCCGGATCGGGGCCGCATCCTGCTCGACGGGATCGACATCCGGACGCTGGCGCTGGCGGAGCTGCGCGCAGCGGTTGGCATGGTGCCGCAGGAGACCTTCCTCTTCTCCGACACGCTGCGCGAGAACGTCCTCCTTGGCTCGCCCGATGATGGCCGACTCGACGAGGCGGCGCGTGTCTCCCGCCTCGATCAGGCGCTGCCCGACTTGCCTCAGGGGTGGGCCACGATGCTCGGCGAGCGCGGCATCAACCTCTCGGGCGGGCAGCGGCAGCGCGCGGCGATCGCGCGCGCGCTGGTCCGGCAGCCGCCCGTACTGGTGCTCGACGATGCGTTGAGCGCGGTGGACGCGCAAACGGAGGAAGACATCCTCGCGGCGCTGCGCGGTGCGATGGTGGGACGCACCTGCCTGATCATCTCGCATCGCTTCTCGGCTGTGCGCGACGCCGACGAGATCATCGTGCTCGACGATGCCACGATCGTGGAGCGCGGTAGCCACGAGGCGTTGATGGCGAAGGGGGGACGCTATGTGGCGTTGTTGAGTCGGCAGGAGCTCGAGGAGAGCCTGGCGTAG
- a CDS encoding TonB-dependent receptor, with translation MALRTAPAAALLMLLTQATLLGAQRPDSAAALPPIRVSVTRSPDSLARLGASVTVVDSLALRRGRLAGGLDEALAFVPGVIAANRGNPSVDQRLIIRGFGARAAFGVRGLKILVDGIPQTLPDGQSQLTNLDLGGIERIEVLRGAASSLYGNAAGGVIAFTSRSHRDSLPRLQLAVENLGGAHFRSEAAFGMRRGRFTALLSGSGTRLEGYRAHSLSEQQRLQYALAYRIRATTSITARAALANDPDADNPGALTAAEVASDPDLAAPNNLLRNAGKAVRQKQFSLGLDDARGDWTSEVRLWLLTRSLENPLAAPAPAPNPADEGLWVGLDRLGGGLRASTTRRWGQHQVTAGVDLQSSRDDRVNRRHRQGTPFGPLLLDQRETVGEAGLFAQATIVRGAWQLRSGVRWDHTSFDVADALGSGSGARSMAAVSGSASLTRAVGRATTWASLSTAFETPTTTELANRPDGSTGLNRVLDPQRSVSMEVGVRSSLPFGQIEASAWATATQDAITPFQDVGGRSFYTNAGKTRTRGVEAAAQASLRPGIMGLATVTVTDATFRDYLLNGVRLDGRRIAGIPRAVARLGVRGTVARIGFDIDHALASSQYGDDANTLEAAGWGAGITGVRLRWIARGRHAFAPFVTAQNLFNRRVIGSVTVNGSFGRVYEPAAGRTITGGATFRF, from the coding sequence ATGGCCCTTCGCACCGCCCCCGCTGCCGCCCTGCTCATGCTCCTCACCCAGGCCACCCTGCTTGGGGCCCAGCGCCCCGACAGCGCAGCGGCCCTCCCGCCGATCCGGGTCAGCGTCACACGCTCCCCCGACTCGCTCGCCCGGCTCGGGGCATCGGTCACGGTGGTCGATTCCCTCGCGCTGCGCCGTGGGAGGCTGGCCGGTGGGCTGGACGAGGCGCTCGCCTTCGTGCCGGGAGTGATCGCGGCCAACCGGGGGAATCCGTCCGTTGACCAGCGGCTCATCATCCGCGGCTTCGGTGCTCGGGCGGCCTTCGGGGTGCGCGGCCTCAAGATCCTCGTCGATGGCATCCCGCAGACGCTCCCCGACGGGCAGAGTCAGCTCACCAACCTCGACCTCGGCGGCATCGAACGGATCGAGGTGCTGCGTGGCGCCGCGTCATCGCTCTATGGAAACGCCGCCGGCGGGGTCATCGCGTTTACGTCGCGGAGCCACCGCGATTCACTCCCGCGTCTGCAATTGGCCGTGGAGAACCTCGGCGGCGCGCACTTCCGATCGGAGGCGGCCTTTGGCATGCGCCGGGGCCGGTTCACGGCATTGTTGAGTGGGTCGGGAACACGCCTGGAGGGATACCGCGCGCACTCGCTCTCGGAGCAACAGCGGCTGCAGTACGCGCTGGCCTACCGGATCCGCGCCACCACGTCCATCACCGCGCGCGCAGCCCTGGCAAACGATCCGGACGCGGACAACCCCGGCGCGCTAACGGCGGCCGAAGTCGCCTCGGATCCTGACCTCGCCGCGCCGAACAACTTGTTGCGGAACGCGGGCAAGGCGGTTCGTCAGAAGCAGTTCTCCCTGGGCCTCGACGATGCGCGTGGGGACTGGACCAGCGAGGTGCGGCTCTGGCTGCTCACGCGGTCGCTCGAGAACCCGCTGGCCGCCCCAGCCCCCGCGCCGAACCCCGCCGACGAGGGGCTTTGGGTCGGACTCGATCGGCTCGGCGGCGGTCTCCGCGCCAGCACCACGCGGCGGTGGGGACAGCACCAGGTGACTGCGGGCGTGGACTTGCAGTCGAGTCGCGACGATCGCGTCAATCGACGCCACCGCCAAGGCACCCCGTTCGGCCCGCTGCTGCTCGACCAGCGCGAGACGGTGGGAGAGGCCGGGCTCTTCGCGCAGGCCACGATCGTCCGCGGGGCGTGGCAACTGCGGAGCGGCGTCCGGTGGGACCACACCTCATTCGACGTGGCAGACGCACTGGGCAGCGGCAGCGGCGCGCGCAGCATGGCCGCGGTGAGCGGAAGCGCTTCGCTCACTCGGGCTGTGGGACGCGCCACCACGTGGGCATCGCTGTCGACGGCGTTCGAGACGCCAACCACCACCGAACTCGCGAATCGGCCCGACGGCAGCACCGGGCTCAACCGCGTGCTCGATCCGCAGCGCAGCGTGTCAATGGAAGTTGGGGTGCGGAGTTCGCTCCCGTTTGGTCAGATCGAGGCGTCGGCCTGGGCCACCGCGACCCAGGATGCGATCACGCCGTTCCAGGATGTCGGTGGCCGGTCGTTCTACACCAACGCCGGGAAGACGCGCACCCGTGGCGTCGAGGCCGCGGCGCAGGCATCCCTGCGTCCGGGCATCATGGGCCTCGCCACCGTGACGGTGACCGATGCAACCTTCCGGGACTACTTGCTGAATGGCGTGCGGCTCGACGGCCGGCGCATCGCCGGCATCCCGCGGGCGGTAGCGCGGCTGGGCGTGCGCGGCACGGTGGCCCGGATCGGCTTCGACATCGATCACGCCCTGGCGAGCAGCCAGTACGGCGACGACGCCAACACGCTCGAGGCGGCCGGATGGGGTGCGGGGATCACCGGAGTTCGACTGCGCTGGATTGCGCGTGGTCGGCACGCGTTCGCCCCGTTCGTCACGGCGCAGAATCTCTTCAATCGGCGAGTGATCGGATCCGTGACGGTGAACGGGAGCTTCGGGCGCGTGTACGAACCGGCGGCCGGACGCACCATCACCGGGGGCGCCACCTTCCGCTTCTAG
- the priA gene encoding primosomal protein N', translating into MTDRYAQVALPLPLAEPYRYRIPATLADRALPGARVVVPVRREELIGIVTAVDVAPPPAAARDILAAPDAEVALPASLLALAARAARYYGAPPGLMLRAMLPAALWGQSTVMLHLEDGWRAIAGGTAGDLVEWLQRRGGSGTIQAASRALKKPLWEAADRLQRVGALSLEVVPPDTDGAAATTRTAAIVGEVLPLLARDQHFARKPAQRKLYEALEGRGGRMAVRALLDATGATIGPLQQLAVSGVIALLDDETSRDPFADLPSSPPPPHLTADQTRALATLRQIAPGETSLLFGVTGSGKTLVYLERIRELLAEDRGAIVLVPEIALTPQTVARLRGAFGDDVAVLHSGLSDGERADAWRSLRRGERRVAVGARSAIFAPVRNLGLIVIDEEHESSYKNGETPRYHAREIAAWRARLEGAAIILGSATPAPESWARLAPDHVVRLPARIGERPMPPVQLVDLRATPMVAHPTGVPWSSVLDDAVTAALARQEQVLLLLNRRGWAAFVQCTACGEVVQCPNCSISLTVHRNPDELRCHYCDYRAQIPSACPACHGTTTRHLGAGTQQVERLVAERFPTARIARMDLDTTASKWGHHRILERVGRGEVDVLIGTQMIAKGIDFPNVTLVGVVDADTALHLPDFRSAERTFQLIAQVAGRAGRGPKGGRVLVQTRQPEHPALGFAAQHDAEGFLVAELEGRRAPPYPPTTSLVRIVASGEDGGAVAERITALARWCDALITRLDLPLTLLGPAPCPIERITNRWRHHLLLKGDAAVLGGVVRALAPKLGAMRGDVRLALDRDPVSLL; encoded by the coding sequence ATGACCGACCGGTACGCGCAGGTCGCCCTGCCGCTGCCACTCGCCGAACCGTATCGCTACCGGATCCCGGCCACCCTCGCCGATCGCGCGCTCCCCGGGGCGCGCGTCGTCGTTCCGGTCCGGCGCGAGGAGCTGATCGGCATCGTGACAGCGGTCGATGTCGCGCCGCCGCCCGCCGCGGCACGCGACATCCTCGCCGCGCCAGACGCCGAGGTCGCACTGCCGGCATCGTTGCTGGCGCTCGCCGCACGGGCGGCGCGCTACTACGGCGCGCCACCGGGGTTGATGCTGCGGGCGATGCTGCCGGCAGCGCTGTGGGGCCAGTCGACGGTGATGCTGCATCTCGAGGACGGCTGGCGCGCGATCGCCGGTGGCACCGCGGGTGACCTGGTGGAATGGTTGCAGCGGCGCGGCGGGAGCGGCACCATCCAGGCCGCCAGCCGGGCGCTCAAGAAGCCGCTCTGGGAGGCGGCCGACCGACTGCAGCGCGTCGGCGCACTCTCGCTCGAGGTGGTGCCGCCGGACACCGATGGTGCCGCGGCGACGACCCGCACCGCGGCGATCGTCGGCGAGGTCCTCCCGCTCCTTGCGCGCGATCAGCACTTTGCCAGGAAACCTGCGCAGCGAAAGCTCTACGAGGCGCTCGAGGGTCGCGGTGGGCGCATGGCGGTGCGCGCGCTGCTCGACGCGACCGGGGCCACCATCGGCCCGCTGCAGCAGCTGGCGGTGTCGGGCGTGATTGCCCTGCTCGACGACGAGACCTCGCGCGATCCCTTCGCCGACCTCCCCTCCAGTCCGCCGCCACCGCACCTGACGGCCGACCAGACGCGCGCCCTGGCGACGCTGCGGCAAATCGCTCCCGGCGAGACGTCGCTGCTCTTCGGGGTGACCGGCTCCGGCAAGACGCTCGTCTACCTCGAGCGCATCCGCGAACTCCTGGCCGAGGATCGCGGCGCGATCGTGCTGGTACCGGAGATCGCACTCACGCCGCAGACGGTGGCACGACTCCGCGGCGCCTTCGGTGACGACGTGGCGGTGTTGCACAGTGGCCTCAGCGATGGCGAGCGCGCCGACGCGTGGCGATCGCTCCGTCGCGGCGAGCGGCGTGTCGCGGTGGGCGCGCGCTCGGCGATCTTCGCCCCGGTGCGCAATCTCGGCTTGATCGTGATCGACGAAGAGCACGAATCGAGCTACAAGAACGGTGAGACGCCTCGCTACCACGCGCGCGAGATCGCGGCCTGGCGTGCTCGTCTCGAGGGTGCAGCGATCATCCTCGGTTCCGCGACGCCTGCCCCGGAGAGCTGGGCGCGTCTCGCGCCGGATCATGTCGTGCGGCTCCCGGCTCGCATCGGCGAGCGGCCGATGCCGCCGGTCCAGCTGGTCGACCTGCGTGCGACCCCGATGGTGGCGCATCCCACCGGCGTCCCGTGGAGCAGCGTGCTCGATGATGCGGTGACGGCGGCGCTGGCCAGGCAGGAGCAGGTGCTCCTGCTGCTCAACCGCCGCGGCTGGGCGGCCTTCGTGCAGTGCACTGCCTGCGGCGAGGTGGTGCAGTGCCCGAATTGCAGCATCTCGCTCACCGTGCACCGAAACCCCGACGAACTCCGTTGCCACTACTGCGACTACCGCGCGCAGATCCCGAGCGCCTGTCCGGCCTGCCATGGCACCACGACCAGGCACCTCGGCGCCGGCACGCAGCAGGTGGAGCGCCTGGTGGCCGAGCGCTTCCCGACGGCGCGCATCGCCCGGATGGACCTCGACACCACCGCGAGCAAGTGGGGCCACCATCGGATCCTCGAGCGCGTGGGGAGGGGCGAGGTCGACGTGCTGATCGGCACGCAGATGATCGCCAAGGGCATCGACTTCCCGAACGTGACGCTCGTGGGGGTGGTCGATGCCGACACCGCGTTGCACCTCCCCGACTTCCGCTCGGCGGAGCGCACCTTCCAGCTGATCGCGCAGGTGGCCGGGCGTGCAGGCCGCGGCCCGAAGGGTGGTCGGGTCCTGGTCCAGACGCGGCAACCGGAGCACCCGGCGCTTGGCTTCGCCGCGCAGCATGATGCCGAGGGGTTCCTTGTCGCCGAGCTCGAGGGGCGCCGCGCGCCGCCGTATCCGCCGACGACGTCGCTGGTGCGGATCGTGGCGAGTGGCGAGGATGGCGGCGCCGTGGCCGAGCGGATCACCGCGCTGGCCCGGTGGTGCGACGCGTTGATCACGCGACTCGACCTGCCGCTGACCTTGCTCGGGCCGGCGCCCTGTCCGATCGAACGAATCACCAACCGCTGGCGGCATCACCTGCTGCTCAAGGGCGACGCCGCGGTGCTCGGCGGCGTGGTCCGGGCGCTTGCGCCGAAACTGGGCGCGATGCGCGGCGATGTCCGGCTGGCGCTGGATCGTGATCCGGTGTCGTTGTTGTAG
- the ggt gene encoding gamma-glutamyltransferase has translation MIRSTRRAWRSAALALLLPFAALAAQQATTLPTAFRYTGKARVLEAPSAMVASGNPIASDVGRDIMRAGGNAVDAAVAVGFALAVTHPEAGNIGGGGFMMIRLKDGTVASLDYRETAPGKASRDMYLDANGKLTDKSVYGHLASGVPGSVAGMLEAHRKYGKLPLKRLLAPAIALARDGFLIDSSRSRSLRGHIARLKEYPASAAQFVINGKEPTPGTVFKQPELAKTLAAISARGRDGFYKGWVADAIVAEMARGGGIISHADLAAYQPKWRTPININYRGWTIYSMPPASSGGITLAMMLNILEGWGPMPPFGSVSLLHRESEAMRSAFTERNSLLADPDFEPVPVARLLSKEHAALLRSRISLARHTPTPAFDAGIRDGNSTTHYSVADADGNVVSTTTTLNNSYGSHVTVAGAGFLLNDEMDDFAAAPGTANMYGLVQGEVNAIKPGKRMLSAMTPSIVVDPSGALRLVVGTPGGPTIITQVYHVISNVIDHGMSLRDAVEAPRMHEQGLPDQMRMEGPGGFAPAAIAWLKAMGHSVQNSGGMGDVQAIARIKGGWQGVSDPRLGGGPSGY, from the coding sequence GTGATCCGATCGACGCGCCGTGCCTGGCGTTCCGCCGCGCTGGCCCTCCTGTTGCCGTTTGCCGCGCTCGCGGCCCAGCAGGCCACGACCCTGCCGACCGCCTTCCGCTATACCGGCAAGGCCCGCGTTCTCGAGGCGCCCTCCGCGATGGTCGCCTCGGGCAATCCGATCGCCAGCGACGTCGGCCGCGACATCATGCGCGCCGGCGGCAACGCCGTCGATGCCGCCGTGGCCGTCGGCTTCGCCCTCGCGGTGACCCACCCCGAGGCGGGCAACATCGGCGGCGGCGGCTTCATGATGATCCGCCTCAAGGATGGCACCGTCGCGTCGCTGGATTACCGGGAGACGGCGCCCGGCAAGGCCTCACGCGACATGTACCTCGATGCCAACGGGAAGTTGACCGACAAGAGCGTCTACGGCCATCTGGCCTCGGGCGTGCCGGGTTCCGTGGCCGGCATGCTGGAGGCACACCGGAAGTACGGCAAGCTGCCACTCAAGCGGTTGCTCGCGCCGGCCATCGCCTTGGCGCGGGACGGCTTCCTCATCGACTCCTCGCGGTCCCGTTCGTTGCGCGGTCACATCGCACGACTCAAGGAGTATCCCGCCTCGGCGGCACAGTTCGTCATCAACGGCAAGGAGCCGACGCCGGGGACGGTGTTCAAGCAGCCCGAACTCGCCAAGACGTTGGCGGCGATCAGCGCCCGCGGACGCGACGGTTTCTACAAGGGATGGGTGGCCGACGCCATCGTGGCCGAGATGGCGCGTGGCGGCGGCATCATCTCCCACGCCGACCTCGCGGCCTACCAGCCGAAGTGGCGCACGCCGATCAACATCAACTATCGCGGCTGGACCATCTACTCGATGCCGCCGGCCTCTTCGGGCGGCATCACGCTCGCGATGATGCTGAACATCCTCGAAGGGTGGGGCCCGATGCCGCCGTTCGGGTCGGTGTCGCTGCTGCATCGCGAGTCGGAGGCAATGCGCTCGGCCTTCACCGAACGCAATTCGCTGCTGGCCGATCCCGACTTCGAGCCGGTCCCGGTGGCGCGCCTCCTCTCAAAGGAGCATGCCGCGCTGCTGCGGAGCCGGATCAGCCTCGCGCGGCACACCCCGACGCCCGCCTTCGACGCCGGCATCCGCGACGGCAACAGCACCACGCACTATTCCGTGGCGGATGCCGACGGCAACGTCGTCTCGACCACGACGACGCTGAACAACTCGTACGGCTCGCACGTGACGGTTGCCGGCGCCGGCTTCCTCCTCAACGACGAGATGGATGACTTCGCCGCCGCACCGGGCACCGCCAACATGTATGGCCTCGTGCAAGGCGAGGTGAATGCGATCAAGCCGGGGAAGCGCATGCTCTCGGCGATGACGCCGAGCATCGTGGTCGACCCGAGCGGGGCGCTGCGACTGGTCGTGGGGACCCCCGGCGGTCCGACGATCATCACCCAGGTCTACCACGTCATCAGCAACGTGATCGACCACGGGATGTCACTGCGGGATGCGGTGGAGGCCCCGCGGATGCACGAGCAGGGGTTACCTGACCAGATGCGGATGGAAGGGCCGGGCGGCTTCGCGCCAGCGGCGATCGCCTGGCTGAAGGCGATGGGGCACTCGGTGCAGAACAGCGGCGGGATGGGAGATGTGCAGGCGATCGCCCGCATCAAGGGCGGCTGGCAGGGGGTGAGTGACCCCCGCCTTGGCGGGGGCCCCTCGGGATACTAG
- a CDS encoding transcriptional repressor: protein MATTDAEAGRDLGERFRRWLRERHLPVTRQRDLVALAVFSGGRHLSVDAIQRQLRDQGHKIGLATIYRSLEVLVESGLVRQLDFGEGFKRWEAKRQGSPHGHLVCARCSVVTEFSTDRFERILPLVADEHGFLLQRHRVEIHGLCRACRDAEVGVLARAGRQGG from the coding sequence ATGGCGACGACTGACGCGGAGGCGGGTCGCGACCTCGGCGAGCGCTTCCGGCGCTGGCTCCGGGAGCGCCATCTCCCGGTGACCCGCCAGCGCGACCTCGTCGCGCTGGCGGTCTTCTCGGGCGGTCGGCACCTCTCCGTCGACGCGATCCAGCGTCAGCTGCGGGATCAGGGCCACAAGATCGGCCTGGCCACGATCTATCGCTCGCTCGAGGTGCTGGTGGAGAGCGGACTCGTGCGGCAACTCGACTTCGGCGAGGGCTTCAAGCGCTGGGAGGCGAAGCGGCAGGGATCGCCGCACGGCCACCTGGTATGCGCCCGATGCAGCGTGGTCACCGAATTCTCGACCGATCGGTTCGAGCGGATCCTGCCGCTGGTGGCGGATGAACACGGCTTCCTGCTCCAGCGCCACCGCGTCGAGATCCACGGCCTCTGTCGTGCCTGTCGTGACGCGGAAGTCGGCGTGCTGGCGCGCGCCGGTCGGCAGGGCGGGTGA
- the murQ gene encoding N-acetylmuramic acid 6-phosphate etherase — protein MTSRLRSTERRNPRSTDLDLLEPSALVELFVAEEARVPAAIESARASIAAAMALIEAAFRRGGRLTYVGAGTSGRLGVLDASECPPTFGTPPTMVQGIIAGGPEALVRSVEGAEDDLAAGGAAVEARAVGVDDVVVGIAASGTTPFVHGALQCAAARGARTVFFSCAEPPAAMVSLVDVVIHVDVGPELVTGSTRLKAGTATKLVLNMLTTGAMVRIGKTWGNLMVDVQVTNAKLEDRGERIVMEATGAPRAAARTAIHAAGGRVRTAIVMLHEGVDAVAAEARLVAVDRRLRAIVGDPPPIAEPA, from the coding sequence ATGACCTCCCGTCTGCGCAGCACCGAGCGTCGCAATCCCCGCTCGACCGACCTCGACCTGCTCGAGCCCTCGGCGCTGGTCGAGCTCTTCGTCGCCGAGGAGGCCCGGGTCCCCGCCGCGATCGAATCCGCGCGTGCGTCGATCGCCGCCGCCATGGCGCTGATCGAGGCGGCTTTCCGTCGCGGTGGCCGCCTGACGTATGTGGGCGCCGGGACGTCCGGACGGCTCGGCGTCCTCGATGCCTCGGAATGCCCACCGACCTTCGGCACGCCGCCGACGATGGTGCAGGGCATCATCGCCGGCGGCCCGGAGGCGCTGGTGCGTTCCGTCGAGGGGGCCGAGGACGATCTCGCGGCCGGCGGAGCCGCCGTCGAGGCGCGCGCCGTCGGCGTCGACGATGTCGTCGTCGGCATCGCGGCGAGTGGCACCACCCCGTTCGTCCATGGGGCGCTGCAATGCGCCGCCGCGCGGGGCGCGCGCACCGTCTTCTTCAGCTGCGCCGAGCCGCCCGCGGCGATGGTCAGCCTGGTCGATGTCGTCATCCACGTGGATGTCGGCCCGGAACTGGTCACTGGGTCGACCCGGCTCAAGGCCGGCACTGCCACCAAGCTGGTCCTGAACATGCTCACGACCGGCGCCATGGTGCGGATCGGCAAGACGTGGGGCAACCTGATGGTCGATGTGCAGGTGACCAATGCGAAGCTCGAGGATCGCGGCGAACGCATCGTGATGGAGGCGACCGGCGCCCCGCGTGCGGCGGCGCGCACCGCGATTCATGCCGCGGGCGGTCGCGTCCGCACCGCGATCGTGATGTTGCACGAGGGCGTCGATGCCGTGGCCGCCGAGGCACGACTCGTCGCGGTCGATCGCCGGTTGCGCGCCATCGTTGGCGATCCGCCACCGATTGCGGAGCCGGCATGA